In the Oncorhynchus keta strain PuntledgeMale-10-30-2019 chromosome 32, Oket_V2, whole genome shotgun sequence genome, AGGTGGAGGGAAACCGAAAACAAACAGACTGAGAAGAAGCCTCAAACAAACGCAGGCAACTCCATCTCTCATTGTTTCGCCAAAAACCTGTCAAGGTCGGTAGCTTGCAAGCCATGAATGATGTGTTGAATTGATCAGTCACTGATCTAACTAGCTCTTCTTGTAGCCCGTAACGTAAGCAATGAAAACAGCTTATTAGCTGTGCACCGTGCCTAGCTAACTAATGTGCAGTGTCGCGCTACAAACGTTGCTAGCTAGTTATATAACGTTAGTTATTTTCTGGTGAGATGGTGCCTAAAGCCAACTAGCTAGTAGTGGACTAACCTCCACTCCATGTTGAAGGAAGTTTAGTCCGCTGACTAGCTAGGAGTTAATGGCATGTCGTTAGCTACTTCTTTTGTTTGgtttagttagttagctaacggTTACCGTGTGAGCCAATTAAGATGACATAATCATTCACATATCTACCATCAGATTTCAAGAAGCCAACTCGTGTGACAAGATCAAGATACAACAATGTATTCAACAAAGGAGAGTCACCAATGAATGAATCAGAACTTCAACAGGATATCATTTGGGATGCCACTTCCCCTTCACCCCTTAAGACAGGCAATTATATTTACATAACTCTGCATGTTGCCAGGCTAAGCAGTGATAATACATTTTTAAAGTTTACCTCCGCTTATCTGTCTTAACTTTTTTCATGTTCCTTCTTAGTTAGCAAAAGAGGCAAGAAGTACTCTGCAAATGTTGGAATTGTGGACATTTCGGATATTGTCAACAGAATAGCTCCCAAGGTTGGTAATACTCTGGCTAGCTAGCCACAAGTGTGCCATCAAATGAATGTATTCAAACTAGCACAAAGTTCATAACTAAACTGTGATTTTTCTCATCATATATCCACTCTTTTTCATTTGGCTCTTTCTTAGTATAGTGCTGTTCAATACTCACAGATACTATGTTATTCTGAAATGTTtactgtagtaatattattatAATTGATCTTATTTAAGCATGGGAGACCTGTAGTTCCAGAGTCATCCTTGCTCCAGTGGATTGGAGACAGTGCTATTCCCTGCACCCCAGAGATGCAGCAGCCCAGGGCCAAGAAGAAATCCCCAAGGTTATCCCCAAGACAAGATaacatactctctcctctctgctacatTGTACAATTATTAGAACAGAGCTTGTCACTTGCAAATAGCTtttaatttaaaaacaaatatttcCCTACAGGACAAATGGAGTGGACAACCTTTTAAAGTTGGCGAAACAGTTTGATTTCAACATGTTTCGGCAAGACGAAGAACGAGTCAATGATATGCACAAGCAGAATTTGGTGCTTTGGAGGACCGACTCGGAGGACACATTGGATTTAGATGGCATCGAGAACCAGCCTCCTCCCTTACTGAGTAATGGCACACCTGAAAGTACACAGTCCGCTCTTAAAACAAACAGCATGAGAAACTCCAAAGACCAGATACCTCCTGACCATGAGATGGAAGATGATTTGGATTTTTTATTTGATGGACCAACTCAACACATAAGTCTGAACTTAAGTCAGAATTCATTGCCTCAGTCCTTGGAGGTGAAGACTGCGCCCACTATGTCCTCCAAAGTAATTCCTGGAAAATATCCTTATTCCATACATGGCCACACTTCGACCGTCTCCTCATCGCATCCTGTCAAAAGATGCTCAGCAAATAATAACTTTGACGACGACTGGGAAAATGACGATTTGCTGGATGACTCGCTGGTATTTGAGATGACCCAAAACCCAGACCTCTTTGCCGCTCCTAATCATTGTTCGACCCAAAAAGGATCGAATGAAACAAAACATGAAAACAACAACCCCTCAGCCATTCCCAAAAACGCTCTTCAAGGAAGTAGAGACATAAAACCAGCGGTGTCCAAAGGACAGAATGAAACTGtgaaaaacagaaaaacattcaCGCTTGAAGCAAATCCTAATGTACAATCAAAAAGTATCCTCTCGGAGGCATTACCAAAAGTAGGTAATGTCCCCGACACTGTCAAACCAGCACCACATAGGAACATACAGCAAAACCAACCAGGTCTCTTTCCAATCAACAAAGCTCCGTCAATGGAGTCCAGTTACCAACTTAGCCAGCAAACACAGCGCCTGTTTAATGGAATAAAGGCTTGGCCGCAGGTGCCTCTTTTTCAAAGTACATCGATCTCAACCAGCTCAAGCACATCAAACTTCACCAACTCTTATTCAATGTGGCCCCTTCAGGTTGAGAATAGCTCTTACCACAAGCCCACAGAGAACAGCAATATGAAGGGAACAGGTATCAGCAAGGCCCCAGCTAGCCACAGCGTCATCCCAGAGGACGACTTGGACTCTCTCTTTGCTTCTGACTCCATCTGGGATGACAAAGACGATGACCTATTGTGCCAAGCATGTGATCACCTGGAAAGCCAGGTACAGAGCATGGAGGACCCTGTTATCACACGCTCCCAATTCCTGCCCAGTAAtcacacagaaagacagaagtGTGTCTCTGCACTTTTGAATAGCAGCAGATACAATGTAAATCAAACGACTGAGACCACACAATCCAAATATCCCAACAATTCAGTTTATTTACAATTGGCCCCCTGGAACGGTAGCACTTTCACCCACTCTCTCAATACCAAAAAGTACCTGTTACTGTGGTCTCTGGTTCTGAAAGACCGAGTTCCATTTCCTCAGCTGGAAATGCTGGCACTAACTCCACGTATAGGCCACAGAACCCTGCAGCAGGAGAAGGGTCATACGAAAGTACTCGGGTCAAAAGCACTTGTGTAGCTGGGAGCACAGCTAATCAACAAGGCACTGGGAGTGAAGCAGCTGGGAAATGTTCTGTGGTGGAGATTGAACTGAAGAAACAGCAGGCCATGGAGAGGAGACGGCAACGGATGCAGACGGCCCACAACCTAAGGGCTCCAACCTGAGGCTGGTAAAGTGCACATATACAAGAAGATTCAGATTCTTACTATAGAGTTGTTGTAGCCTCGTACTACCATCCTGATCTCGTAGCAAAACAGAATGTAAGCTCGCTAGTCCAGGATGGTTGTACGAGGCTAGAGCTGCCGTGCCTTTGTCTGTTTTCCAACTCATAATTTACATCACTCGATCCATTTCTGAATAAGATTTTAATAGTTTTAATATAAATGTTCTTATTTACATTAATCTATTAACTGTTAACAAAgtaactttaaaaaataaataataatctatTTTCAGGGAGTATGTTACCAGTTGTGTTTGCAGAATAGGCTAAGCTTGTTCTGTCACCTTTTCATATTATTCATTATATAAGTTTTGTAAATTACCATAGGATTACAACATGAGCGGTTTTCTGATTAAAAACACGAGTCTTGTGCTGTCAGAAAAACTATCATATGTTTCTATATTGTTTATCTGTCTTTTGCTTCTTTTTTTTGACATTGTTTATATGTTTGTCATTTGCACAATAATGTAATTTGCACAATAATGAAACTGCCTCAAAAGATGACACACAAATATTAAAGTTGTGAAAGGATTCCCACCCACCCTTTCCAGACAATACTATATTGTGTACAGCAGTGACATCTAGTGCCCTTTTGTTTCTGTGTCATGTAGGGTCACTCTTTCTTTAGCATACCATAATTTATTTTTTGTGGAATACAACAGAGCTACTGTCACGAAGCACAAAATAACCAGTTTGATGCAACAGTCAACACAGTACGAAGAGCTCCTTTAGGACCAGCACACATAGTAATGAGTAGTGCTTTCAACAGAAAtggtctacatcccaaatggcaccctattccctgtgtagtgcactccttttgaccagggtctatagggaactaaatagggagtagggtgccatttaggatgcacacATAGTTTAAGTCTggtttatacctggtgctaacatcTATCCTTTCTCTTGATCCtatccacattctgattgtgcccacatagCCGTTACGTCTACACATGGCAGTAAAATGTGTATTTTGTCTGTCCATATTGTGACCAGATATCCTGGTCCCTCCCTGTATGCACATTTTTTGACAGATATTGTTTCAAAATTATGTTAATTTATTAATTTTAAGATAATTGATGCAATAAGCCAATGGTGCCAATTAATTTAGAGACCTGTATGAGGATTTCAATAGTTTGATCATCCAGATCTGTATACACTTGATTGATATCCAGGTACAATGGGTCCCCGACTACCTCCGGAGTTGGTCAGGAAGATCTGATCAAAATTAGATCACAATTAGTCTTTTAATTGTCTACACCTGTCTAAAAATGTGGGGACAATCAGGATGTCGACAAGATGAGAACAAATTATGCCTTGTTAGAAACCGGTATAAACAGGGCTTTAGAAACGTTTTTGAAGTGTCATTGCCTTTGACTCACCACACATGCAGTCTGGTAGAGCGTGTGAGTAGAGACCTGAACCCTTTCAGGGTCCTGTAACTTGGGATCTTATGAATCCTTCAGCCATAGTCGAATATCAGTTTGCACCGTGGGAGCCTCAGGATCTGGCCCTGACTGAACAGTCTGCTCATTTGGATTTGGCCCCACTTCAATCACATCCACACCATGTATCACTTTATTACATAGATCCTTTACACTCGGTTATTCGAGGAGCTGTGTTGGTCTGTCTAAGCTCTGCTCACTGTCTTGATGGGACAAACCATAGACATTAGAGACAATAAAGGAATCTTACTGTAATGTCTATGGTGAACCCTTCAAtccagcgcagacacacacacacacacaccactcaatGGGAATCTCACTGTTAAAGTGATGCTCCGGGGATTTCATTTTGAAATGGGTCCCCAAAATTATTTTTTTGTTGCAATTCGTATATGTTCTAAATTTGTAAGTGCTTAAGATCTGGGACTGCATCTTTAAGTTTATGAAGATTGGGAAACCATTCAACCCAGCACACACACCACTCAGTGCGTTTCAGTTTCATCCGAGGAGTGCTTCCGAGGCACCGTGTTCAGCAGCCCAGCCTATGCAGTCAACCCATCCGGACGGACTCGTCAGGTCCCTTCATTAGTAGGCTGGCAGCTGTctgatggagagatagataggcTTGCTACCCACTCTGGCTGGGGCACATGTAAGGAGAGTCGCGTTATCATCAGACAGGTGTGTAACTGTACCGGTAGTCTGGGTGCACAGCATTGTTGCTGCAAATCAGAGGCACCAAGATGCCAATCTCCTACCCGCCGGACTTAATCACAATGCTATTGTCTCACAACGCTGTTTAATTTAGAACAATTATCTGTTTGTAAAGGGATTTGCCTAGACCCTCCCTTGCCAAATGTAAATAACATTTCACTATTGCAATTTTTTGTTGTGTTGATATCGCCCCCTACACGACACACCTAAGGGGAACAGTTTGTGGTTTTATGGCCCACCTGACACCTAGAACAAGATGGCCGAAAGTGTTTACTACCGATCATGTTTCAGGTGAAATTACGTTATCTGAGAATTGCAATGAACTCCTAATGACCCCTTCTTTGCCCCAATTCACAGTGTTCCATTAATTAGTCGCATCCCAATCAGTGAGGACACTGATACTTCTAGGCTTCCttcatcccaaatagcaccctattctctataaagtgcactgcttttgaccaaggcccatagggctctggtcaaaagtagtgcaatatataaggaatagggtaccatttggggcAGACTTACACACATTGTACCGGGGATCCCGCCAGAGGCCATATCCCTCTCAGACAACGGTCGGGCacgaggaaggagagggaataTTCACTTTAGGGTCCTCTGTCTTAATGTCCTGTAATCTCTATCAAGTCACATCCTCATAACATAACTCTTTGTTGCTTTGCCTGAAACAACTGATCAAACCTTAAAGTTTGCAAGTCCTTCGAGCAATATCAAATCTCATTGACATGGGATGCTGATAGTGTTATTATCTCACTGGATTAATATTAGGATGGATGCCTAGACCAAGTTTATTCTTGATAGATGGTATTTAATGTATTTGGTCTCATTAATGCTGCATTGTAAAGGAACTATAGACTTTTGGTACCACATTTGCTGACTAAACTCAACTCCATGGTGCAGGGTTTCTGATTAACTCCACCAATGGAGTTGAGCAGAGACCAGAGTTTGTGGAATTCATCTTAGAATATATTGATTTCGGCCAAGGTCAATAGTCTTTTTTAAAATTTAAATTATGAAATGCTTACCTGGTCTCTGCTCAACTCCGGTGGTGGAGTTCATCAGAAACTTTCTTCACCTTGGAGTTGAGCTTAGTAGGCTAATCAAAAATAAGTATTTTCGATATTAACGACCATGCGAGGTGAAGAATCTTGTCGGCTCAATTACCCAACTTATTGATTTTATTGTACAGCAAACAAATATACAGATAATTTGATGAAAATGGCTTTTGAACATCCACAGGGCACAGGTAACCTATGAGCGAGCCTCATTAAAAGAGCTGGAAAACCAACATAATCATTAAATAAACTATTGGGTTGCATGACATTTAGTGGAACTAAGTAGCCCAGAGTAATCAGAACCACATGAAGCTCAGCTGGGAGATCGGTCAGAGAGTGGTTTTCATTAAACAGGGAATCTATCACCAATTGAGTTGGGTTTTTGGAAAGCTATACATtctcttttttgggggggaattCCATCACACGATTCAAGAATGACAGACATTGATACAAATAAGAAAACTACTTTTCTCAAAGGCTAATATTTTTTTGAGAGATGTGTCGTTCCATTATGATCAACAATTCATACTTCACCACATTCCAATTTTAATTGACCCCAATCCTGTCAAGCAACTCTCACCAATCTCTATATTCTCACTCCAAAGCCAACCTACAGTACCTTTCTCTATTGCTCGGCAGTATGCGTCAGGTTGAGCTATGGGTTCTGGTCTAGAAGTTCTGGTTTAGTCGTTCACACCTCAGAGAAATTGATTCTGAAACCTGTACAAATGAGGCTGATTTTCCCCCCATGCTAGCGTAGCTGTAGGATGTCTGGAGTTCATTCCAACTTGTGCTGTCCCTTTTCACATTGTGGCATTTTCAGGTAACCTGAGCTACTAAGCCTCCCAGAGGTTTTCTATACAGTATAAAGGTCCTCAAGATCAACCAGAGGTTCAAATCGAGTACGGGTTCCTTTCATACGAATAAAGGTGTAACAGTTGGAGCTTCTTCCACGGGTTATCTATCCAAGGCCATCAGTACTGCTGGGAATTACTAAGAACAACTATGGTCTTTGTCTAATGTACAATGAAAGTTTTTAGATGCTAAATGTTTTAAACGTTCAATGAACTGTGTTAGGTACCATAAATGCAGTTGATTCGTTATTCATACTCGGGTCAATTTTCATTGTATCCTCCATCTGAAGAACCATGCAATCGAATCGACTTCACACTTAACAAAAAAACAACCTCTAGCTAGACCTGTTGAAATCAAGGGAAATTCACCCCCCCAAATAACATGTCTGAAATTACCCATTGGTCGTAATTGTATTTGTGTAGGGTTCAGCGTTTTTGAAGTTGGCTCTTGGTGTCTTTCATGTTGGGTTGTGTAAAAATAAATCTGGAGACTCACTGAAAGTCCAAATCACAAACAGATGAGTAGGTTCCACGAGAATGGCAGTCTTTCGGAGGTCCATGTGTGGCTCGGCTGAGGAACACAAATGGGAATTTTAATTGGCAGTGACGGGCACAACTGGCCACATTCTGCACGAGCTCCATTAGGACCGTTCAGGAAACAGTGACACGTTATCTGAGGGAAGGGGAATGTATGTGTGAGCGCACACATCCATGGGTATTATTTGGGGTGTAAGATAAAGGGTATCTGATTACAATTGATGGTGGCCTTGAGCTTGAAATCAAACCCAGCTTCCGAGACATTTTCTGCCTCTTCTTTTCCccgtttaaaatatatatatatatatatatatatatatatatatatatatatatatatatatactaaacaGTTGGGTGCAGTGCTTGATTGCAACAGAAGGCAATGTGAATCGAAGATGCAGCACTCAAGATGACACTGCTTTAATCTTTCATTAGTAAGTCTAATTAATTCTGATCTTATTCAGAAAGCGTGTCAAGATATTAAGTCCGGGGCAAGCTCGTGAAAAGCCGTTCGGTAACTAATAAtctaataaaatgttatttgtcacatgcgccgaatacaacaccttacagtgaaatgcttacttactagcacttacctgcattgttggtttagAAAAATACCTAAAAAGTAAGAAATAACATAAATAAttaaaagagcagcagtaaaataacaatagcgaggctatatacaggggggtaccggttagtcgaggtaatatgtacatgtaggtagagttattaaaaagTGATGGGGGACggtgcaatgcaaatagtctgggtagccatttgattagatgttcaggagtcttatggcttggggttagaagctgtttagaagcttgGACCTAAACTTGCccctgcggtagcagagagaactgtctgactagggtggctggagtctccCACAATTTTTgggcccttcctctgacaccgcctggcataGAGGTCCTGGGACAGCACGAAGCTTGGCCCCGGTAATGTACTGGGccctacgcactaccctctgcacaACTCTGAAGACACACGTTTTTTTCACCTCCTAAAAACAAGGCCCGAGGAGGGAAGAAACCATTttgaggagacaaggagaggacaCAAGTTAAATATTTGAGATTCACCCACACTCAATAGCAACTTCTTTTTATAGCCCTCTTATGCTCCCATCTAGCGGCCAGTTTGGAGTATAACAATAACATACCCAATGACCATCCATCCGTGCATTCTGCTCCTGCTTGGTTGAGTGCATTTTTCAGTACAATAGAATTATGGTTGTCCTATTAATTAAAACTGTCATACATGTGGGGATGCTAATCATCAATAT is a window encoding:
- the LOC118365014 gene encoding ewing's tumor-associated antigen 1 homolog; the protein is MPVTIPANSMTEWRTCDTLASGMTEGSDESRQGGGKPKTNRLRRSLKQTQATPSLIVSPKTCQDFKKPTRVTRSRYNNVFNKGESPMNESELQQDIIWDATSPSPLKTVSKRGKKYSANVGIVDISDIVNRIAPKHGRPVVPESSLLQWIGDSAIPCTPEMQQPRAKKKSPRTNGVDNLLKLAKQFDFNMFRQDEERVNDMHKQNLVLWRTDSEDTLDLDGIENQPPPLLSNGTPESTQSALKTNSMRNSKDQIPPDHEMEDDLDFLFDGPTQHISLNLSQNSLPQSLEVKTAPTMSSKVIPGKYPYSIHGHTSTVSSSHPVKRCSANNNFDDDWENDDLLDDSLVFEMTQNPDLFAAPNHCSTQKGSNETKHENNNPSAIPKNALQGSRDIKPAVSKGQNETVKNRKTFTLEANPNVQSKSILSEALPKVGNVPDTVKPAPHRNIQQNQPGLFPINKAPSMESSYQLSQQTQRLFNGIKAWPQVPLFQSTSISTSSSTSNFTNSYSMWPLQVENSSYHKPTENSNMKGTGISKAPASHSVIPEDDLDSLFASDSIWDDKDDDLLCQACDHLESQVQSMEDPVITRSQFLPSNHTERQKCVSALLNSSRYNVNQTTETTQSKYPNNSVYLQLAPWNGSTFTHSLNTKKYLLLWSLVLKDRVPFPQLEMLALTPRIGHRTLQQEKGHTKVLGSKALV